A part of Arachis hypogaea cultivar Tifrunner chromosome 12, arahy.Tifrunner.gnm2.J5K5, whole genome shotgun sequence genomic DNA contains:
- the LOC112726926 gene encoding serine/threonine-protein phosphatase 7 long form homolog encodes MGEADQLYRLNGIAHIAGYIDKEPTRCISSVRRQQNMKLHDRVIPYLKVAGLEQVARLNAHWFKLDEPLISAFVERWRPETHTFHMPFGECTVTLQDVSYQLGLPIDGEAVSGCLSDFEQLMEGGKPSWTWFQELFGELPPVKCINKFTVTYKWFQTRFEVLPDNASEDTVRMYARAYIMVLLSSQLFGDKSGTRVHIRWLPFVARLEELGRYSWGSSTLAWLYRCLCRVANRNVVKLAGPLTLLQSWIFWRFPTLRPHGFNTFTWPLASRWAKYIPSLDQRSPRVLQLRLKLDKLRPDDFLWIPYAVPDVLEIAAGDALDQRHQVLWRSTTSLIYFAVIEWHQVDRVLPQLGGVQHRPHKALDIDSLMAKDGRGGDRWFPNVFATWHQHWNNRFDNVLRFQIVPNPGPSVDYLNWWFRIARRFLSPEHLLVDPRVAGIPQDARPRGERAAPAMVEAPDVPDRRSIERRARVGTRTSQRNYGGRQPRRGRGGGRVGRRGELGSNEGRGDGGGGGSGSGGSYMLGSSCQDPVCSN; translated from the exons ATGGGCGAAGCAGATCAGCTATATCGACTAAACGGCATTGCTCATATTGCAGGATACATTGACAAAGAG CCAACCCGTTGCATTTCAAGTGTTCGTCGGCAGCAAAATATGAAATTGCATGATCGTGTCATCCCCTACCTGAAGGTTGCTGGTCTAGAGCAGGTGGCAAGGCTTAATGCACATTGGTTTAAGCTTGATGAGCCTCTCATTAGTGCATTTGTTGAGCGTtggcgtccggagacgcacacaTTTCATATGCCGTTTGGCGAGTGTACGGTCACTTTACAGGACGTTTCATACCAGCTCGGTCTTCCGATTGATGGCGAGGCAGTCAGTGGATGCCTTTCTGATTTTGAGCAGCTTATGGAGGGTGGGAAACCATCATGGACTTGGTTCCAGGAGCTGTTTGGTGAGCTTCCTCCTGTCAAGTGTATCAATAAGTTTACTGTGACATACAAGTGGTTCCAAACGAGGTTTGAGGTGCTTCCAGATAATGCGTCGGAGGATACGGTTAGGATGTATGCTCGGGCCTATATTATGGTGCTACTATCATCCCAGCTGTTTGGAGACAAATCTGGGACTCGAGTTCACATCCGGTGGTTGCCTTTCGTTGCTCGCTTAGAGGAGTTGGGCCGATATAGTTGGGGATCATCTACATTAGCATGGTTGTACCGTTGCTTGTGCCGTGTTGCTAACCGCAATGTGGTTAAGCTCGCTGGTCCATTAACATTGCTCCAATCTTGGATTTTCTGGCGTTTCCCCACATTGCGGCCTCATGGGTTCAACACGTTCACTTGGCCATTGGCGTCAAG GTGGGCGAAGTATATTCCTTCACTTGACCAGAGATCCCCTCGAGTGTTGCAGTTGAGGCTCAAGCTCGATAAGTTGAGACCCGATGAT TTTCTGTGGATACCATATGCTGTGCCTGATGTACTTGAGATTGCGGCGGGGGATGCCCTGGACCAGAGACACCAGGTTTTATGGAGGTCGACGACATCTTTGATATACTTTGCCGTTATTGAGTGGCATCAAGTGGATCGGGTTTTGCCACAGCTCGGTGGGGTCCAACATCGGCCGCACAAGGCCCTTGACATAGATTCTCTTATGGCAAAGGATGGTAGAGGAGGAGACCGGTGGTTCCCCAATGTCTTTGCCACCTGGCACCAACATTGGAACAATAGGTTTGATAATGTGCTCCGTTTTCAAATTGTTCCTAACCCAGGCCCATCAGTAGATTACCTCAATTGGTGGTTCAGGATAGCTCGGAGGTTCCTTTCACCAGAACACTTACTTGTAGATCCTAGGGTAGCTGGGATTCCTCAGGATGCAAGACCAAGAGGCGAGAGGGCTGCCCCCGCGATGGTGGAGGCCCCGGATGTCCCCGATAGGCGTAGCATTGAGCGTCGTGCACGTGTTGGCACTCGTACATCTCAGCGCAACTATGGTGGACGACAACCTCGAAGAGGGAGAGGAGGCGGCAGAGTTGGGAGAAGAGGTGAGCTAGGCAGCAATGAAGGCAGAGGtgatggaggaggagggggaAGTGGTTCTGGAGGTAGCTATATGCTGGGTTCGAGTTGCCAGGATCCCGTATGTAGTAATTGA